The Caretta caretta isolate rCarCar2 chromosome 15, rCarCar1.hap1, whole genome shotgun sequence genome window below encodes:
- the NIPSNAP1 gene encoding protein NipSnap homolog 1 has translation MATRAGGSPALRRLLRGPCLVLSGARGYSRDNEGSWFRSLFVHKVDPRTDAHSTLLSKKETSNLYKIQFHNVKPECLDAYNSLTEEVLPNLHSDTDYPCDLVGNWNTWYGEQDQAVHLWRFSGGYPALMDCMNKLKQNKEYLEFRKERSKMLLSRRNQLLLEFSFWNEPLPRVGPNIYELRTYKLKPGTMIEWGNNWARAIKYRQKNQEAVGGFFSQIGELYVVHHLWAYKDLQSREETRNAAWRKRGWDENVYYTVPLVRNMESRIMIPLKISPLQ, from the exons ATGGCGACGCGGGCGGGCGGGAGCCCGGCGCTGCGGCGGCTGCTGCGGGGACCCTGCCTGGTCCTGAGCGGAGCCCG GGGATACTCCAGGGACAACGAGGGCAGCTGGTTCCGCTCACTCTTTGTCCACAAAGTGGATCCCCGAACAGACGCTCATTCCACACTCTTGTCGAAGAAAGAAACCAGCAACCTGTACAAGATCCAGT TTCACAATGTGAAGCCCGAATGCCTGGACGCTTACAACAGCCTGAC GGAGGAGGTGCTGCCCAATCTGCACTCGGACACCGATTACCCGTGTGACCTGGTTGGGAACTGGAACACGTGGTACGGAGAACAGGACCAGGCAG TGCACTTGTGGCGTTTCTCCGGCGGGTACCCGGCACTCATGGACTGTATGAACAAATTGAAACAGAACAAG GAGTACCTGGAGTTCCGCAAGGAGAGGAGTAAAATGCTGCTGTCTCGCAGGAACCAGTTACTCCTGGAATTCAGTTTCTGGAATGAGCCTTTGCCCCGGGTCGGGCCCAACATCTACGAGCTGAGAACGTACAAGCTAAAG CCAGGGACCATGATCGAGTGGGGGAATAACTG GGCTCGGGCCATTAAATACCGTCAGAAAAACCAGGAAGCGGTGGGCGGGTTCTTCTCCCAGATTGGAGAACTCTACGTGGTTCATCACCTCTGGG ccTACAAGGACCTACAGTCCCGAGAGGAGACAAGGAACGCTGCCTGGAGGAAGCGAGGCTGGGATGAGAATGTGTACTACACAG